A single genomic interval of Perca fluviatilis chromosome 19, GENO_Pfluv_1.0, whole genome shotgun sequence harbors:
- the ism1 gene encoding isthmin-1 isoform X1: MVRLAAELLLLLGLLLLTLHITVLRSSPLPQGNETLSLDRDTALTEQNNINVKSSSSAQLAPEDRRSGPEHRLAHRPATLPWAQGSNAHRDGPGAFLLDLHNFPDLSKADINGQNPNIQVTIEVVDGLEGHEPEKGLRKESKPSWASPNWRNWWPQSSSPSSSSTTHQTEEHDRTYGSNSKDSNFLRPPADWDRRGGTGGGSKAQTEYDYMDGEGDWSNWTVCSVTCGNGNQKRTRSCGYACTATESRTCDMPNCPGIEDAFKTAATEVSLLAGTDEFNATELFGVDTDSCERWMNCKSDFLKKYMTKVANDLPSCPCSYPTEVAYSTADVHDAPTRRDFRWKDASGPKEKLQIYKPTARYCIRSMLTLESTTLAAQHCCYNDNMKLITRGKGAGTPNLISTEFSADLHYKVDILPWIICKGDWSRYNQARPPNNGQKCPDNPQDEDYHKQFEEAREF, translated from the exons ATGGTGCGACTGGCGGCGgaactgctgctgctcctggGACTCCTTCTCCTTACCTTGCACATCACGGTACTACGGAGCAGCCCGCTGCCCCAGGGAAATGAAACTCTGAGCCTGGATCGGGACACAGCACTTACAGAG CAgaacaatataaatgtaaaaagcAGCTCCTCTGCCCAACTGGCTCCTGAAGACCGGAGGTCTGGTCCAGAACACCGGTTGGCCCACCGGCCTGCCACCCTCCCCTGGGCCCAAGGCAGCAACGCACACAGGGACGGCCCTGGAGCTTTCCTCCTCGATCTGCACAACTTCCCCGACCTCTCCAAAGCCGATATCAATGGACAGAATCCCAACATACAG GTGACTATTGAAGTGGTGGATGGACTAGAGGGCCACGAGCCCGAAAAAGGCCTCCGTAAGGAGAGCAAACCCAGCTGGGCTTCTCCTAACTGGAGAAACTGGTGGCCTCAATCTTCTTCACCTTCATCCTCTTCCACCACTCATCAGACCGAGGAGCACGATCGCACCTACGGGAGCAACAGCAAGGACAGCAACTTCCTCAGGCCGCCGGCAGACTGGGACAGAAGAGGAGGCACCGGGGGAGGAAGCAAAGCTCAAACTGAATATG ACTATATGGACGGAGAGGGGGACTGGAGTAACTGGACAGTGTGCAGTGTCACCTGTGGAAATGGCAACCAGAAGAGAACTAGGTCTTGCGGTTACGCCTGTACAGCCACCGAATCCAGAACTTGTGATATGCCCAACTGCCCAG GTATCGAAGATGCCTTCAAGACAGCAGCTACTGAAGTGAGCCTGCTAGCTGGAACAGATGAGTTCAATGCCACGGAGCTCTTTGGTGTTG ACACAGACAGCTGCGAGCGATGGATGAACTGCAAGAGCGACTTCTTGAAGAAGTACATGACCAAGGTGGCAAACGACCTTCCCAGCTGCCCTTGCTCTTACCCAACTGAGGTGGCGTACAGCACAGCAGATGTACACGATGCTCCCACGCGCCGAGATTTTCGTTGGAAAGACGCCAGCGGGCCGAAAGAGAAGCTGCAGATCTACAAGCCCACGGCCCGTTACTGTATCCGCTCCATGCTGACGCTGGAGTCCACCACGCTGGCGGCACAGCACTGTTGCTACAACGACAACATGAAGCTCATCACTCGCGGCAAAGGGGCCGGCACGCCCAACCTCATCAGCACAGAGTTCTCAGCCGACCTGCACTATAAGGTGGACATCCTGCCCTGGATCATCTGCAAAGGAGACTGGAGCCGCTACAACCAGGCCAGGCCGCCTAACAACGGACAGAAGTGTCCCGACAACCCTCAGGACGAGGACTACCACAAACAGTTTGAAGAAGCAAGGGAATTCTAG
- the ism1 gene encoding isthmin-1 isoform X2 — translation MVRLAAELLLLLGLLLLTLHITVLRSSPLPQGNETLSLDRDTALTENNINVKSSSSAQLAPEDRRSGPEHRLAHRPATLPWAQGSNAHRDGPGAFLLDLHNFPDLSKADINGQNPNIQVTIEVVDGLEGHEPEKGLRKESKPSWASPNWRNWWPQSSSPSSSSTTHQTEEHDRTYGSNSKDSNFLRPPADWDRRGGTGGGSKAQTEYDYMDGEGDWSNWTVCSVTCGNGNQKRTRSCGYACTATESRTCDMPNCPGIEDAFKTAATEVSLLAGTDEFNATELFGVDTDSCERWMNCKSDFLKKYMTKVANDLPSCPCSYPTEVAYSTADVHDAPTRRDFRWKDASGPKEKLQIYKPTARYCIRSMLTLESTTLAAQHCCYNDNMKLITRGKGAGTPNLISTEFSADLHYKVDILPWIICKGDWSRYNQARPPNNGQKCPDNPQDEDYHKQFEEAREF, via the exons ATGGTGCGACTGGCGGCGgaactgctgctgctcctggGACTCCTTCTCCTTACCTTGCACATCACGGTACTACGGAGCAGCCCGCTGCCCCAGGGAAATGAAACTCTGAGCCTGGATCGGGACACAGCACTTACAGAG aacaatataaatgtaaaaagcAGCTCCTCTGCCCAACTGGCTCCTGAAGACCGGAGGTCTGGTCCAGAACACCGGTTGGCCCACCGGCCTGCCACCCTCCCCTGGGCCCAAGGCAGCAACGCACACAGGGACGGCCCTGGAGCTTTCCTCCTCGATCTGCACAACTTCCCCGACCTCTCCAAAGCCGATATCAATGGACAGAATCCCAACATACAG GTGACTATTGAAGTGGTGGATGGACTAGAGGGCCACGAGCCCGAAAAAGGCCTCCGTAAGGAGAGCAAACCCAGCTGGGCTTCTCCTAACTGGAGAAACTGGTGGCCTCAATCTTCTTCACCTTCATCCTCTTCCACCACTCATCAGACCGAGGAGCACGATCGCACCTACGGGAGCAACAGCAAGGACAGCAACTTCCTCAGGCCGCCGGCAGACTGGGACAGAAGAGGAGGCACCGGGGGAGGAAGCAAAGCTCAAACTGAATATG ACTATATGGACGGAGAGGGGGACTGGAGTAACTGGACAGTGTGCAGTGTCACCTGTGGAAATGGCAACCAGAAGAGAACTAGGTCTTGCGGTTACGCCTGTACAGCCACCGAATCCAGAACTTGTGATATGCCCAACTGCCCAG GTATCGAAGATGCCTTCAAGACAGCAGCTACTGAAGTGAGCCTGCTAGCTGGAACAGATGAGTTCAATGCCACGGAGCTCTTTGGTGTTG ACACAGACAGCTGCGAGCGATGGATGAACTGCAAGAGCGACTTCTTGAAGAAGTACATGACCAAGGTGGCAAACGACCTTCCCAGCTGCCCTTGCTCTTACCCAACTGAGGTGGCGTACAGCACAGCAGATGTACACGATGCTCCCACGCGCCGAGATTTTCGTTGGAAAGACGCCAGCGGGCCGAAAGAGAAGCTGCAGATCTACAAGCCCACGGCCCGTTACTGTATCCGCTCCATGCTGACGCTGGAGTCCACCACGCTGGCGGCACAGCACTGTTGCTACAACGACAACATGAAGCTCATCACTCGCGGCAAAGGGGCCGGCACGCCCAACCTCATCAGCACAGAGTTCTCAGCCGACCTGCACTATAAGGTGGACATCCTGCCCTGGATCATCTGCAAAGGAGACTGGAGCCGCTACAACCAGGCCAGGCCGCCTAACAACGGACAGAAGTGTCCCGACAACCCTCAGGACGAGGACTACCACAAACAGTTTGAAGAAGCAAGGGAATTCTAG